A region of the Streptomyces sp. NBC_00442 genome:
ACCCGCCGGATCGGTGAGCGAACGGAGACGAGGCGCATGCCCGCACTGTCCCTCCAGAAAGTGCAGGAGCGTGCCCCCGCGCTCGTCTCCCTCTACAAGAGCGCGGGCGAATCCCTGGAGAGGCACGGGCTCGACGACGAGAGCGCCGCCGTCTACCTGGTCGTCGACCACTCGGGCTCGATGCGCCCGTACTTCAAGGACGGCAGCGTGCAGGCGCTCGCCGACCGGGTGCTCGGGCTCTCCGCCCACCTCGACGACGACGGCCGCGTGCCGGTGGTGTTCTTCTCCACGGACATCGACGCCCACACGGAGATCGCCCTCGACAACCACCGCGGTCGCATCGAACGGATCGTGGCCAACCTCGGCCACATGGGCCGGACCAACTACCACGTGGCGATGGACGCGGTCATCGACCACTACCTGGAGAGCGGCGCGAGCGCCCCCGCGCTCGTCGTGTTCCAGACCGACGGCGGCCCCACCAGCAGGGCCGCCGCCGAACGCCATGTCTGCAAGGCGGCGGCCCTGCCGATGTTCTGGCAGTTCATCGGCTTCGGGGACCCGCACAGTCAGCAGTTCGACTTCCTGCGCAGGCTGGACGAGCTGGCCGTGCCGGACTTCCGGCGCGTCGACAACGCCGGGTTCTTCGCCGCCGGGCGCGATCCGCGCCGGATGACCGACGCCCAGCTGTACGACCGGCTGCTCGGCGAGTTCCCGCACTGGCTGCGGGCGGCGCGCGCGGAAGGGATCGTACGGTGAGGGTGCTGCGGGCCGCCGCGCGCGTGGCCGTGCCGTGGAAGAACGGGGGCGGTGTCACGCGGGGTGTCGCCGCGCACCCCGAGGGCTCCGGGGTCGCGGACTTCGCGTGGCGGGTCAGCCTCGCCGACGTCGGCGCGGACGGACCGTTCTCCGCGTTCCCCGGCGTCGACCGGATCCTCACCGTCGTCGAGGGCGCCGGCATGGACCTCACGGTG
Encoded here:
- a CDS encoding vWA domain-containing protein, with translation MPALSLQKVQERAPALVSLYKSAGESLERHGLDDESAAVYLVVDHSGSMRPYFKDGSVQALADRVLGLSAHLDDDGRVPVVFFSTDIDAHTEIALDNHRGRIERIVANLGHMGRTNYHVAMDAVIDHYLESGASAPALVVFQTDGGPTSRAAAERHVCKAAALPMFWQFIGFGDPHSQQFDFLRRLDELAVPDFRRVDNAGFFAAGRDPRRMTDAQLYDRLLGEFPHWLRAARAEGIVR